TCCGCCAGGACACTCACCCACTCGCACACGGACACGGTCAAAACTAGGTCCCGGGCTCGGATACAATCCACTCGCAGACGCCGGCTCGGACACTCGACCCTGCCGCAGCCACCGCCTTCTCAGTCCGCGCTGGGTCTGGGCTCCAGAGCCGCCTATTTAAGCCTctgcccgcccccgcccccgcccccacccccgcgcTCGCCCCAGTCCACGCTGATGCGGGGGCTGACGTGTCGgtccccctcccccgccaggggaatcccccaccctcctcctaGGACCTCACACCCaccagggcggggcggggggggggcaggCTTTCCAGACAAAGCCTgggtctgagtgtgtgtgtgtgtgtgtgtgtgtgtgtgtgtgtggtggggggcagagaaggaggcagaatgAGGCGGAGTGTGTGAGTGGTGcggggaagggggatgggagtGGAGGGTGCCATCATGGGTGGGGGCAAGGGGGAAGGCAGAACCAGCCAAGTGCGCCAACGACCCCCTAGGTAAGAATAAGGCTGGCCCTTTAAAAGTgaattctcccttccctctcccccagtcCTGGCCTGTTGCCCAAGCCAGCAGGCCAGTTACAGGCTGGACAGACTTCACCCTTCTCTGCCCATGACACCCACTCCCCAGAGGCCCATATCTGAGCTAGAATTTAGCAGCCCTAGATCTGGGCTCCTAGCCTCAACACCAAGTCCTTcccactctcctccctgccctggggagtTGAAGATTCTACCCAGTGAGCCTGCCCTTTGGGGTAAGGGTTAGTGTCACCCCATGAGCTCCTGGGGACCCTGGAGAGCagttggggagaggagggcaaggAAGGGAGGCCCTCTGGCTGTCTATCGCAGGTAGAGGTGCATCCTTGAATCCTGGGGACAGAATACAGGTctagggaagggaaaggaggaactCAGTACCACCTCACTCCCCAGCACCCTCCAGGCAACTGCCAGCAACTGCTAAAAAtacctggccctggccctggccctgttCATTCCGCTCCTGGGCTGGAGGTTGCCCAAAGTTGAGGAACTCCTGGCAGACAGGTTGTCAGATGCCAGCAGGAGCGGGTAGGGGTGGGACTGGACCAGGTTCAGGGCTGGTTCCAGCCACTTTAAGAGTCTTCaatgtctccctccttccctccagccccagacTGGGCCTGCTGTTTGGGGCACACGCAAGGCCTGAAGGTTCAGACTCCCATCCAGGAGGGGCATAGGTGTAGAGTATGTGGGGGGTGATTAGCCACCACCGCCCAGAGCTCACCTCCTCCTCAGACCTagggtgggcacaggggcacagagagaaggaaatgtaaTGGGGAGGCTTGGTTTCTAGTTCTGACTCTGTCTCCAGGCTCCAGGGTcttgcctccctcccagcctcacaGTACCCAGTTATAAATTGGGTATGACCTGTTCCCCCTTTGCTCATGTCTGGGGTCTGTGAAGATTAGGAGCAGGCAGGCTGTAAGGCACTTTGTGACAAGGACCTGCTATGAGACTCTGACGTTTGAGTGTGACAGTGTAGCGGGGGTGGTGGACATCCATTCAGTGCTCAGGTGACATCACAGATGGATGGATCCTGGTGAGCTGTTGTAGGTTGTCATGGAGACCTGGGTCTGGCTCTCTGGCTGCTCTATCAGTTTCCTTGGCAACATCAGAGGGGGTCTTGGAGTGAGGAGGGCCTGGCTAGGTAAGTGTTAGGGGGTTCATGCACGCCCCTCTGGTTCTTGAGGGGGTAATTAGCCACCACTACGCAGAGCTCACCCCCTCCTCAGACCTAGGGTGGGTGcaggggcacagagaggaggagatGTAATGGGGAGGCTTGGTTTCTAAGCCTACTTGGCTTCCCAAAGTAGGCAAGGGCTGGACTGAGGGGTTTCTTGTCCATTTGTGTCCTTCACATGGCCTTGGGTATCTTGAAGGCCTAGGCAACCAATGCCGGCTTAAGCTTCCTGGACAAGGTTCAGTGGGAAGAAGGAGTTGTGGGTCACTTCTCCTGTCAGAGGATGCAAGTCTCAAGAGCCTGCAAACCACTTCCCAGCAGGAATCCTGGCTGGGCTTCTTACggcccctcccacccacctcacACATGACCCTGCTGCGGAAAAAGCCCCTGGATGTCCAGCAGAGGGTAGGTGTCGGGGGTAGCTGTGGCCCTTCCCAGAAGGGAGCCATGCAAGGAATTAGGGCTGGGTTTTCCCTCTGGTAATCTGAGCTCTTGACCTCAGCAGTGTTTCCTCATTGCCAagggaactgcatccacattggGCCACTCAGGCCCCAGCCATTCTCCAACAGGCCAGACTCATTCGCCACAAGCATAGGTATGGCCAGGGGCCCCAGGAACCCAGAATAGGACATGACCTTGAGAcaaccccactcccacctcctagtcctcccagctctctgggctgggctgggctgcccagAAGGAGCAAACTGAGGCTGGAACACCCCTAGGACAGCCCAAccttcaaacccagctctgccccttgctAGCTGTCTCACCTCTGCCCACTTATCTtggctgagcctcagcttcctgctGTGTAGAACAGGGATAATGTCTTCAGGAGGGTTGTTATAAGATATAAATAACATGAAATGCAGAGGTAAAGTGGTTGGCACATATCTGGCATATAGTAATGTCTCAAGAAGAACACTTTTATTATCATCCTGTTGGATGGGACAGGTTGAATGAATCTGTGGGCCCTCTCCTGctgtttctctcctgcttctgCTCCCTTCTGTCCAGAACAGTGGTCTGCCCCAGAAAGGGGCAGATGCAGAtacctctcccctctcccccacatccttcccccctccctcagGTAATGAAACGTTGCAAAGAGAATTTGGCTGGGTTTCTGTATCCCCAGCCCTCCTCACACAACAGCCAACATGGCCCAGTTGCTCGGTTCTGTTCTAAGgcttagttcattcattcattccactgaCCTGtactactgtgtgccaggcccttgtGCTCATGTCCATACATGTCATCTAATCCCTGAGTCGATCTCCTGGGCAATGATTTGTTGTTCCCATTTTGTAGACATGGTAACCGAGGCCTGAGAAGTCATAGGCCAGAAATAGCAGAGCCAGACACACCTGGTGTAGGACTTCAGGGAACTAAAACTTCACCCTCTACCCCATACCCGTGTCCTCAGACAGCAGCTGGAGTTCCAGAAAGTTCCCTGGGCGCTAGCCCAGGATTCACAGATGGTGTCCCTGGAGGCAGCCAGGGGCCACGCACAGATGAGTCAAGACTGACAAAGGGACTATCTGATACACCAGCTGTGATATGAGCTGCTTGATGTCCCTTGCCCACCGATGCCTGGCTGCTAGGAAGGCCAGCTGAATGACTCAGCGACACCTGTCTCCCCCATGACCGCCCATCCCCAGCTGAACACAAACACCACAGACACCTTAGACAGATGGGGGCTGTCAGTGCAGAGGTGCACGTGTGGTGAAGCCCACAGTGGGGTATTGGTGGTTGGGAAGGTTTCTGGGGCGGGAGCACTCTCTGGAGCACTAAGCTTCTTCATCTGTGGCTTTGAGGGGTACATGCCTAGAAGATCACCTGAAAATGGGCCCAGATCCATTTTAAATCTTCACAGAGCAGTCCCAAGGAATTGTCACGACTATTCTCACAtcacacatgaagaaactggGCGACGTGTTGATGGCTTCACCTCTGAGCTTGGACAGCCAGATCCTGGTCACTAGGTAGTGAAGCCACTCTGTTGGGGGTGGGCATAGGCCCTTCCATTCAGGCAACAGCGCCCCCTGCCAGCTGAGCTGTACCTGCTAAACTGCTTAGGTTCCTCTTTACTCCCTAGCCGGAGGTCTTGGGGAGTAAATTACTTATTCTAGGAGCttctttcctcagctgcaaaataGGGACAATAAAGAATAGAAACTGCCACACAGGGCTGGATGGAGGGTTAACCGACTGAGTAGTATACGTAAAGCCCTCCGCCAATGCCTACTCCAGGACAGGCTCAATATTGTCAGCAGGCCCTCAAGAACAGCTTTGTCAAGTGCCTGGGCTCCCTGCTGAGGCCTCTGGAGTCTCTGCCCACAGTCACATCTGAGCCTCGGCAGGGATGAGATGGGCAGGGCAAGGCTTCTTAATATCCTCAGGGAAAGAAACTGCAGCAGGGAATCACGGCATTATGGCTCCTAAGTGGCTGAGCCAAGGTCTAAGCCCCATGGTTTGTCCTGGTGACCAACGGTGCTCTGGGCACAtggctggggcaggcagaggcccCAGAACTGACCGCCTGGACTGACACACACCTCTGGGGCGCTGGTGGAGAGGGTGCTTCAGGTTCCTTTCAacagagaaatctgctgtcattgcCCTGACCAGGGGACCAGACTGAGCATCACCAACAGTGGCCCCAGCTGGCATCACACAGCTACTGGTGGATGCTGAAGGATACATACAACACTCCTGGGTAAGGGTCTCATTAATAAACTCAAACCTGAACTCAATCAACTTCTAGTCTACAGGAAGCAAAGGAACAGATCAGATTGTGGGAATTCTCTAGGACAACTCCCCTGGACTTTCCAAAAAGTCAGTGTCAAGAAAGATAAAAAGGTGAGGAGTGGGGAGACAGTTCTAGAAGAGGCTGAAGATAACAACCAAATACAATACATGAACCTTGATTGGagcctaattaaaaaaaacaactgtgagggggccagccctgtggtgtcgtggttaagttcagcatgctctgcttcagtggcctgggtttgtgggttcagatcccaggcaacgacctacaccactgtcagccatactgtggtgacaacccacaaataaaatagaggaagactagcacagatgttagctcaggcctaatcatcctagagcaaaaaaagaggaagattggcaacagatgtcagctcagggctaatcttcctcagaaaaaaaaacaacatgagAAAAGACAACTATGAgggcagccctggtggcctagcagttaagttcagcagcccagtttcagttcctgggcgtggacatacatTGCTCttttagcagccatgctgtgctagaggcccacatactaaaaaaaaaatagaggaagattggcacaaatgttagctcagggcaaatcttcctcagcaaaaaaaaaaacacaaaaaaacaaaaaaacaaaaaaaaaacctatgacaTTTTGGGGAAATTCATATGTGACTAGATATTAGATGGTGTTAGGGAATTGTTCATTCTTTGGCGAGATAAGAGAACTGTGGTTATAAAGGCTTAGGAAACACAGGATGAAGTACTCAGAAGTGAAATGTCATGTGTCTGCAGCTTActctcaaatttatttatattatacacacacagataaataaaGCCAATGTTGCAACATGTTGACAACTATTAAATCTACATGGTGGGTATACAGATGTGTTCACTACActactctttccattttttggtaTATTTGCAACTTTTCCTAATCAAACCATCaggagaaactttaaaaatgaattgcaCTCCCTTGATCCAGCCTGTACAGGCACTCACTATACCTCCCTCCTCCCAAACCTGGAATGACCCCACCAAGATGAAAGACTCTTAAGACACActgggaaataaatataaattaagggTTTATTACAAAATGCAAAATGTTAGTTTCTCATTTTCAGTGATTCAAGAAAACAAGGCCATGAGCCCTGGATGGGGCTGGGGGCAAAAAGGTGGGCTCAGGAGCGGGCCGACAGGCATTGATTCACAACCTCCAGCAGGTGGGTGTTCTCCAGGGCTGCTGCCACTCGCTCCTTATCTGCAAGCTGCTTGTTGACTGGGTGGGAAGAAAGGAGTCAGGAAGGAGAGTCAAAGCCAGGCCTGCTGGCAGCCTCACCTTTaagtctgtgtgtatatatacacatacaccccCACCAACAAGACCCTCCTGTCTTCTCCTTCCCAGGACCCCAAGCCTCCATCAGGCTACCCCAACCACCTGAGCCCACACCTAACCCACCTTCTTGGGGCCCCTCCCCTGGCTGTTCATGTCTGCCTGCCTCCTGTACTACAAAGCCTGACACCCTGGTCCTGTGTactgagaagagggagaaggcGGGAGTGGGAGAACATGGTAAGCACAGAAGACCCAAGTCAAGTCAGGCAAGCTTCACTCTAGGCTGCCACCTCCACTGCAGAGTCACCCACccagtgccccccccccccccagccactTTGCCTTACAAACCACCATGGCCAGGGGAAGCCTCAGGGCCAATGCCCCAATGTCAGCCTACACGTACCTGCATGCTCTGAGGCATGGGTCCCTGGTGTAATGTGCACGTCCATCTGGGAGGGAGAAAGGCCAGGCCTGAGCACTCACCCACCTGTTctaccctcttctctctccccgaCTCACCACCTCCTGATCCTTCTTCCTAATCATGCCTTTGGACTCTGGCTCTTCCATTACACCCCAAGCCCACCCACAGCCACTCCATCTCTACCCAAAGGCCTGGCCAACTGCTGGTGACTTCAAGGTGTGCCTGGGCCCCATCCTTGCTCCAAACCTATCTACAGCTCCCTACTGCCTTTCCTGCTACACTCCTCGCTACTTCTCTGCACATTCCAGCTCAGGCCTTTATTCTTGTCCCATTCAATTGGAAAGCCTCCTCCCAGGTTCACCTCTGCTAGTTGGGATCCTTCCAGGCCTCCCTCTGATGGTCAATGTTCAAGCTCTCCAAATCCTCCTCACTAGCAGATACTCAcgctggccccgcccccagggctCAGTTCCAGCTTACCTTGAAACGCTGGGGAAGGGATCGCAGAAGCTTGACTTTGATGGACAGCCCAATGAGAGTGGCCATGCTGCAGTGTGGAATGGTGGGTGTGAAGGCCACAGCCACTGTGCTCTCGGGGTCACTCACCTGGTTGCAGGGGGAATGTCAAGACTCGTGGCGGTCCCAGACCTGAGCCCCCTTTCTTAGTCTGTTGCTTCAGACAAGTCGTCTAACCTCTAcagacttcagttttctcatccacaaaatgggcaCAAGCCCCCCTTCCAAAGATCCCCTAAGGAGTCCGTGAGCTGAGAAACGCCCGCCCCTTGGTGCACAGCCGAGCCTTTCCGACTCTCCCGAGCAAATCGCTCCCCTCGGACGCCGGGAGTGACTCACCTGAACCCGGACCTGCTCTACGACGTTCAATTCTTCCAGCGTCAGGGGATGCTCCGGGTCATTGATGGAGCGAATCAGATGTGGCAAGTGAAGGAAAGGGGACTCTGCGCCTTTGCCCACTCAGAACCCTGTGCCGGGAAAGCCCGGCCCTGCATCGGCTCCACCGCCTCTTGGTCGTCACTTcagccccctcccaggccccgGACCCCGCCCGCGCCCGGCAGCGGCGGATATCGAAGATCTCGCGCGCGTCGATGCTGTCTGGAACCTGCTCGTCCTCCTCGCCCGCGGTCACCGGCCGCTCCCCAGAGCGCTCGTAGATGAGCGGGTTAGCGTTCTCCAGGAGGCCGCCCCCTGCCCCGCCGCCGCCCACCATCGCGGAACCGCTGCGGGCCACCGCCGCTGGGCACTTCCGCTCCTCCCGCCGCACTTCCGGGGAACGGGCAGGGGGGCGTGGCAGGGCGACGGGGTCGCGCAAGGGACATGCGTCCCTCCCGGCACTCGGGTTTGCGGGGAGCGGTGGC
This genomic window from Equus przewalskii isolate Varuska chromosome 3, EquPr2, whole genome shotgun sequence contains:
- the CIAO2B gene encoding cytosolic iron-sulfur assembly component 2B isoform X2; translation: MVGGGGAGGGLLENANPLIYERSGERPVTAGEEDEQVPDSIDAREIFDLIRSINDPEHPLTLEELNVVEQVRVQVSDPESTVAVAFTPTIPHCSMATLIGLSIKVKLLRSLPQRFKMDVHITPGTHASEHAVNKQLADKERVAAALENTHLLEVVNQCLSARS
- the CIAO2B gene encoding cytosolic iron-sulfur assembly component 2B isoform X1 encodes the protein MVGGGGAGGGLLENANPLIYERSGERPVTAGEEDEQVPDSIDAREIFDLIRSINDPEHPLTLEELNVVEQVRVQVSDPESTVAVAFTPTIPHCSMATLIGLSIKVKLLRSLPQRFKMDVHITPGTHASEHAVHRTRVSGFVVQEAGRHEQPGEGPQEGGLGVGSGGWGSLMEAWGPGKEKTGGSCWWGCMCIYTHRLKGEAASRPGFDSPS